A genomic window from Yarrowia lipolytica chromosome 1D, complete sequence includes:
- a CDS encoding uncharacterized protein (Compare to YALI0D13530g, no similarity), translating to MRFIGTFALAALVAASPVAFPVAEENMANVNERFIFKDKDKDRDACSTTTVVKTVLNTKTVTKTDIKYVFGKETSTVTATVTKPAPPALTTTVTEVTKIHLDPSTVTNTVTPLASTTTVTKNIPEYKYSTTTLTAWKGTTTSYSTIVKDAAPSTTTVTEITKIHVDPSTTATVTAFKGTTTFTAFEGTTTHTVEGKPVTTTATVTAFKGTTTVTKDKDVSPSTTTVTAFKGTTTVTAFKGTTTTTFTSIKDAGHPLTTTVTKTIKTHGDPSISTYTTTYTKPAAPASVTTTTHFAPASTTTVTEISKIHKGASTTTYTTTYTQSAVALPALTTTFTESASTVTAYVPKYSTVFKCTDKDGKDDHDRKDGKGKGKGGKNDNKQ from the coding sequence atgagATTTATTGGAACATTCGCACTTGCTGCACTGGTTGCTGCCAGCCCTGTCGCCTTCCCTGTAGCGGAAGAGAACATGGCAAACGTCAACGAGCGATTCATtttcaaggacaaggacaaggataGAGATGCTTGCTCCACCACTACTGTTGTCAAGACCGTCTTGAACACCAAGACTGTTACTAAAACAGATATCAAGTATGTTTTTGGCAAAGAGACTTCCACAGTCACTGCCACCGTTACCAAGCCTGCCCCTCCTGCCCTGACTACCACCGTGACCGAGGTCACCAAGATCCATCTTGATCCGTCTACCGTTACTAACACTGTCACTCCCCTGGCGTCCACTACCACGGTGACCAAGAATATTCctgagtacaagtactccaCTACCACTCTGACCGCATGGAAGGGCACTACCACGTCCTACTCCACCATCGTGAAGGATGCAGCTCCCTCCACTACGACTGTGACTGAGATTACGAAGATCCATGTGGATCCTTCCACCACCGCTACTGTCACAGCATTCAAGggcaccaccaccttcacGGCTTTTGAGGGCACCACTACCCATACCGTGGAGGGTAAGCCAGTAACCACCACCGCTACTGTCACAGCCTTCAAGGGAACCACCACAgtcaccaaggacaaggacgtTAGcccttccaccaccaccgtcacGGCCTTCAAGGGAACCACCACCGTGACAGCCTTCAAGggaaccaccaccactactTTCACCTCTATCAAGGATGCTGGCCACCCTTTGACCACCACTGTGACTAAGACAATCAAGACCCACGGCGATCCCTCCATCAGTACTTACACTACCACCTACACCAAGCCTGCGGCTCCGGCGTcagtcaccaccaccacacacttTGCTCCAGCCTCCACTACCACCGTGACAGAGATCTCAAAGATCCATAAGGGTGCCTCTACCACTACCTACACCACCACGTACACCCAGTCCGCAGTGGCTCTTCCTGCCCtgaccaccaccttcaCTGAGTCTGCCTCGACCGTGACAGCTTACGTGCCCAAGTACAGCACTGTGTTCAAGTGCACAGACAAGGACGGCAAGGACGACCATGACAGAAAGGACggcaagggcaagggcaaAGGCGGcaagaacgacaacaaACAGTAA